From one Enterococcus sp. DIV2402 genomic stretch:
- a CDS encoding response regulator transcription factor, with product MYKVLIVEDEHLIRKWLTYTVDYQSLGLVIIGEAENGKIGEEMIRQLKPDIVLTDINMPVYDAFTMFENTKDISYQKIILSGYNDFLNAKKALQYGVRNFITKPIVEEELYDTLVTLISEMEESSNDDSFYDDRQLLPKVITKNSVEQEIVQWIHQHYAERFTIAELAYDLGYSESYIYKCMKEHLGITINDYLSRYRIKIAIYLIQKEHSIRVYELAEKVGFSDYNYFNKVFKKYMGMTITEFKDTRLNP from the coding sequence ATGTATAAAGTATTAATTGTCGAAGATGAACATTTAATTCGTAAATGGTTAACGTATACTGTCGATTATCAAAGTTTAGGTTTGGTTATTATAGGTGAAGCTGAAAATGGAAAAATTGGCGAAGAAATGATTCGCCAACTAAAACCAGATATTGTACTGACTGATATCAATATGCCTGTATATGATGCCTTTACCATGTTTGAAAATACCAAAGATATCTCTTATCAAAAAATTATTCTATCTGGATACAATGACTTCCTTAATGCAAAAAAAGCCTTGCAATATGGGGTTCGTAATTTTATTACCAAACCAATTGTAGAAGAAGAACTTTATGACACATTGGTCACGCTTATTTCTGAAATGGAAGAATCCTCAAATGACGATTCTTTCTATGATGATCGTCAACTTTTACCTAAAGTTATTACCAAAAATAGTGTAGAACAAGAAATCGTGCAATGGATTCATCAACACTACGCTGAACGTTTTACCATTGCTGAATTAGCTTATGATTTAGGCTATAGTGAGAGCTATATTTATAAATGTATGAAAGAACATTTAGGAATCACCATTAATGACTACCTTAGTCGCTATCGTATTAAAATAGCCATCTATCTGATTCAAAAAGAGCACTCCATTAGAGTTTATGAACTCGCCGAAAAAGTTGGCTTCTCTGATTACAATTACTTTAACAAGGTGTTCAAAAAATATATGGGCATGACGATCACTGAATTTAAAGATACACGACTGAATCCATAG
- a CDS encoding HAD family hydrolase, giving the protein MITTIIFDMDGVLVDSEYTFLRSKTEMLHAEGHLKEESYQYQFMGTTADFMWQTMKEELQLPRSVDEYIEEMNHRREEMMQQDGVRAIAHVQEFVKKLAAAGFELGVASSSRKSEIEHNLTELGLKSYFSQLVSSEEVVHSKPAPDVFLRTAELLGAAPENCLVFEDTRNGSKAAKAAGMYCIGFANPEYPVQDLVADEIIQDFREINIADLRNKREHF; this is encoded by the coding sequence ATGATTACGACTATTATTTTTGATATGGATGGTGTGCTAGTTGATTCAGAATATACTTTTTTGCGCTCAAAAACAGAAATGTTGCATGCGGAAGGTCATTTGAAGGAAGAATCCTATCAATATCAGTTTATGGGAACAACTGCGGATTTTATGTGGCAAACCATGAAAGAAGAATTACAATTGCCACGCTCTGTCGATGAGTATATTGAAGAAATGAATCATCGTCGTGAAGAAATGATGCAACAAGATGGTGTTCGAGCGATTGCTCATGTCCAAGAATTTGTCAAAAAATTGGCTGCAGCTGGCTTTGAATTGGGCGTAGCTTCGTCATCTCGCAAATCAGAAATCGAACATAATTTAACAGAACTTGGATTGAAATCGTATTTTTCACAACTCGTTAGTAGTGAAGAAGTAGTCCATTCTAAACCAGCACCAGATGTCTTTTTAAGAACCGCAGAATTATTAGGAGCTGCCCCTGAAAACTGTTTGGTTTTTGAAGACACACGCAATGGTAGCAAAGCTGCTAAAGCTGCAGGGATGTATTGTATTGGCTTTGCAAATCCTGAATACCCTGTCCAAGATTTAGTAGCCGATGAAATTATTCAAGATTTTCGCGAAATAAACATCGCTGATCTAAGAAATAAACGTGAACATTTCTAA
- a CDS encoding fructose-6-phosphate aldolase, with product MEFMLDTVDLEQIRYYQAILPLAGVTSNPTILKQAGKIDFYAHLKEIQDIIGSASLHVQVVGESAEEIISDANEIIEHLGKEVYIKIPVNEAGLTAIKQLKQQGMRITATAIYTEFQGYLAIAAGADYLAPYYNRMENLNIDAADLIGALVEEIARTKATSKVLAASFKNIAQVNQACRRGAQAITAGPDIFAQAFKMPAIQQAVTDFHNDWRENFTVETIKELSK from the coding sequence ATGGAATTTATGTTAGACACTGTAGATTTAGAACAAATTCGTTATTATCAAGCTATTCTACCGTTAGCAGGAGTAACCTCTAATCCTACAATTCTTAAACAAGCAGGTAAAATTGATTTTTACGCACACTTAAAAGAGATTCAAGATATCATTGGTTCAGCTAGTTTACACGTGCAAGTAGTAGGTGAATCGGCGGAAGAAATTATCAGTGACGCTAATGAAATTATCGAACATTTGGGGAAAGAAGTTTATATTAAAATCCCAGTAAATGAAGCGGGTTTAACAGCGATAAAGCAATTAAAACAACAAGGAATGCGAATTACTGCAACAGCGATTTATACTGAATTTCAAGGTTATTTAGCAATTGCGGCTGGTGCTGATTATTTAGCGCCGTATTATAATCGCATGGAAAATTTGAATATTGATGCAGCAGATTTGATTGGCGCATTAGTTGAAGAAATTGCACGAACAAAAGCAACAAGTAAGGTTTTAGCAGCTAGCTTCAAAAATATTGCTCAAGTTAACCAAGCTTGTCGTCGAGGGGCACAGGCTATAACTGCAGGTCCGGATATTTTTGCTCAAGCATTTAAAATGCCTGCAATTCAACAAGCTGTAACGGATTTCCATAATGATTGGCGTGAAAACTTTACCGTTGAAACGATTAAGGAGCTATCTAAATGA
- a CDS encoding PTS glucitol/sorbitol transporter subunit IIA: MSVFTTTVLSIGPEAELFKEEKMVILFGKDAPETLADYCYNIEVNPVEGAITTTQELVIDQQHYQITSVGDVVLSNLESLGHITIKFDGSTTPELPGTLYVEDKPMPEISISSTIRIQ, encoded by the coding sequence ATGTCAGTATTTACTACCACGGTTCTTTCCATTGGACCAGAAGCAGAATTATTTAAAGAAGAGAAAATGGTGATTTTATTTGGTAAAGATGCCCCAGAGACATTAGCCGATTATTGCTATAATATTGAGGTTAATCCAGTCGAGGGTGCTATTACTACTACACAAGAATTGGTGATTGATCAGCAACACTATCAAATTACTTCGGTGGGCGATGTTGTTTTATCAAATTTAGAAAGTTTAGGACACATTACCATTAAATTTGATGGCTCCACAACCCCAGAATTACCAGGAACATTGTATGTTGAAGATAAACCAATGCCAGAAATTAGCATTAGCAGTACAATTCGTATTCAATAA